A single genomic interval of Bacillus sp. es.036 harbors:
- the priA gene encoding primosomal protein N' — MIAKVIVDVPANQTDRLFDYAIPEEWEEMIEPGMRVVVPFGPRKIQGFVISVANESEHAKLKELSEVKDVTPILTQELLDLGFWLTEKALCYAVSALQAMLPAAMKANVTKTVVPGNRVNEEATWHRMVSSNGVKWDDFLSHFSHKELNRAIKNDELEVRYDVKEKTAPKTILSVSAALQKDKLQQEKEKMGNRALKQQEIITHFIENEGAVSYKELMDMLDTTRSTIKSLVSKEILKEEEVELYRDPYKGREFTPSTALELTDLQEQAITPILTSIEDHQHETFLIHGVTGSGKTEIYLQSIHRVLEQGKEAIVLVPEISLTPQMVTRFKSRFGSEVAVLHSGLSRGEKYDEWRKIHRKEVKVVVGARSAVFAPFTNLGIIIIDEEHESSYKQEENPRYHARDVAIKRGEYYNCPVVLGSATPSLESYARASKGVYTLLELLHRVNKQAMPTVSIVDMREELRAGNRSMFSNDLYDKLKDRLEKKEQTVLFLNRRGYSTFVMCRDCGYVAECPHCDISLTYHKINGTMRCHYCGHEERFPTQCPECESEHIRFFGTGTQRVEEELTKILPEARVVRMDVDTTRRKGAHEKLLNQFGEGKADILLGTQMIAKGLDFPNVTLVGVLAGDAMLHIPDFRASEKTFQLLTQVSGRAGRHLLPGEVIVQSYTPEHYSIEMAAEHDYQSFYQREMVTRKQFGYPPFYFLAMVNVSHEELTKTVDVTEKIAAYLKDHLSKQSVVLGPVASPIPRIKDRYRYQCMIKYKTEPNLTHYLKEIQKHFSKEISRGGLQLSIDTQPYMMM; from the coding sequence ATGATTGCAAAAGTCATAGTCGATGTACCGGCGAATCAAACTGATCGCCTGTTTGATTATGCGATTCCGGAAGAATGGGAAGAAATGATAGAACCTGGGATGAGAGTTGTGGTTCCTTTTGGACCGAGAAAAATTCAGGGATTTGTGATCTCGGTCGCGAATGAATCAGAACATGCTAAATTAAAAGAATTAAGTGAAGTAAAAGATGTTACCCCCATATTAACGCAGGAGTTACTTGATCTAGGGTTCTGGCTTACAGAAAAGGCGCTTTGTTACGCAGTATCAGCCCTTCAGGCTATGTTACCTGCTGCGATGAAAGCAAACGTGACGAAAACAGTTGTGCCTGGAAATCGTGTCAATGAAGAGGCTACATGGCATCGGATGGTATCCTCTAACGGAGTAAAATGGGACGATTTTCTTTCGCATTTTAGTCATAAAGAATTAAACCGGGCCATCAAAAACGATGAGCTTGAGGTACGGTATGATGTAAAGGAAAAGACCGCTCCTAAAACCATTCTTTCTGTATCAGCCGCACTTCAGAAGGACAAGCTTCAACAAGAAAAGGAAAAGATGGGAAATCGCGCATTGAAGCAACAGGAAATCATCACGCACTTCATAGAGAATGAAGGAGCTGTTTCTTACAAAGAGCTCATGGATATGCTTGATACAACGCGGTCAACGATCAAATCACTCGTCTCAAAAGAAATATTAAAAGAAGAAGAAGTTGAGCTTTACCGTGACCCCTATAAGGGACGGGAATTTACTCCTTCGACGGCTCTAGAGCTCACTGACTTGCAAGAACAAGCGATAACCCCCATTTTGACAAGTATTGAAGATCATCAACATGAGACGTTTCTTATTCATGGCGTAACAGGGAGCGGTAAGACAGAAATTTATTTGCAGTCGATTCACCGCGTGCTAGAGCAGGGCAAGGAAGCCATTGTGCTTGTTCCCGAAATCTCATTAACACCACAAATGGTGACCAGGTTTAAAAGTCGATTCGGTTCCGAGGTAGCGGTCTTACATAGTGGGCTTTCCCGTGGAGAAAAGTATGATGAGTGGCGAAAAATTCATCGGAAAGAAGTAAAAGTTGTTGTTGGCGCACGTTCAGCCGTTTTTGCTCCATTTACGAATCTTGGCATTATCATCATTGATGAGGAGCATGAGAGTAGCTACAAACAAGAAGAAAATCCTAGGTATCATGCAAGGGATGTAGCGATTAAGCGTGGCGAATATTACAACTGTCCGGTTGTATTAGGGAGCGCAACGCCATCGCTTGAATCGTATGCACGCGCATCAAAAGGTGTTTATACCCTTCTTGAATTGTTGCACAGAGTAAATAAGCAGGCTATGCCGACTGTATCAATTGTTGATATGAGAGAAGAATTACGAGCCGGTAACCGCTCGATGTTCTCAAACGACCTCTATGACAAATTAAAAGATCGATTAGAGAAGAAAGAGCAAACGGTGCTCTTTTTAAACCGTCGAGGTTATTCAACTTTCGTAATGTGTCGGGACTGCGGGTATGTAGCAGAGTGTCCTCATTGTGACATTAGCTTAACGTATCACAAGATCAACGGAACGATGCGGTGTCACTATTGTGGCCATGAAGAACGTTTTCCAACTCAATGCCCTGAGTGTGAAAGTGAGCACATTCGCTTTTTCGGTACAGGTACACAGCGTGTTGAGGAAGAACTAACAAAAATCCTTCCAGAGGCACGGGTGGTGCGGATGGACGTTGATACAACGAGACGTAAGGGAGCACATGAGAAGCTCTTGAATCAATTCGGAGAAGGAAAAGCAGATATCCTACTCGGAACACAAATGATTGCCAAAGGTCTTGATTTCCCAAATGTTACCCTTGTTGGGGTATTAGCAGGAGATGCCATGCTCCATATCCCTGACTTCCGAGCCTCAGAGAAAACGTTCCAGCTACTAACGCAAGTAAGTGGACGCGCAGGACGTCATTTGCTACCAGGTGAAGTGATTGTTCAATCCTATACACCAGAACATTACAGCATTGAAATGGCTGCCGAACACGACTATCAGTCCTTTTATCAGCGTGAAATGGTCACACGAAAACAATTTGGTTATCCGCCTTTTTATTTTCTTGCCATGGTGAATGTTTCGCATGAAGAGTTAACCAAAACAGTTGATGTGACAGAGAAAATTGCAGCTTATTTAAAGGACCACTTATCAAAACAAAGTGTTGTGTTAGGTCCTGTAGCCTCACCGATCCCACGGATCAAAGATAGATATCGCTATCAATGCATGATAAAATACAAAACTGAACCGAACTTAACTCATTATTTAAAAGAAATTCAAAAGCATTTTTCAAAGGAAATAAGTCGTGGTGGATTACAGCTATCCATCGATACACAACCTTATATGATGATGTAG
- the def gene encoding peptide deformylase, translated as MAMREIVLHPNEVLEVECHPVEEFDKELHQLLDDMFETMYAAEGVGLAAPQIGIRKQVAVVDTREEEALELINPTIIKSSGKEVDLEGCLSFPGLFGEVERPYSITLKALNRFGKPFKLKAEGFFARAIQHEIDHLHGVLFTEKVIRYIDPEQEGDGE; from the coding sequence GTGGCTATGAGAGAAATTGTGTTGCATCCAAATGAGGTGCTTGAAGTTGAATGCCATCCTGTAGAGGAATTCGATAAAGAGTTGCATCAGCTACTCGATGATATGTTTGAGACAATGTACGCAGCAGAGGGCGTTGGACTCGCTGCACCACAAATCGGTATTCGAAAACAAGTTGCCGTTGTTGATACGAGAGAAGAAGAGGCATTAGAACTAATCAATCCAACGATTATTAAATCATCCGGAAAAGAAGTCGACCTTGAAGGTTGCTTAAGTTTCCCTGGTCTATTTGGCGAAGTTGAGCGCCCATATTCCATCACGTTAAAAGCGCTGAACCGTTTTGGCAAACCGTTTAAATTAAAAGCGGAAGGGTTCTTTGCGAGAGCGATTCAGCATGAGATTGATCATCTTCACGGCGTATTGTTTACAGAGAAAGTCATTCGCTACATTGACCCTGAGCAGGAAGGAGACGGTGAATGA
- the fmt gene encoding methionyl-tRNA formyltransferase produces the protein MTKIVFMGTPDFSVPVLDMLVEEGYTIVGVVTQPDRPKGRKRVLTPPPVKVAAEKHGLPVLQPEKVKDPAQLQPILDLNPDLIVTAAFGQILPNQLLEAPKHGCINVHASLLPELRGGAPIHYSILQGKKETGITIMYMVEKLDAGDILTQSIVPIEERDHTGSLHDKLSASGSKLLKETLPKLLHGELTPVKQKDDEATFAPNIKREQERIDWTKTGEEIYNHIRGLHPWPVAFTQYEGKVMKVWWGEKIESAEKAEPGSVLYTDADGPVVATGNTTAIKLTEIQPAGKKRMTSAQYLQGRTFEKNERFGE, from the coding sequence ATGACAAAAATCGTATTTATGGGGACACCGGATTTCTCTGTTCCTGTTCTTGATATGCTAGTAGAAGAAGGGTATACGATCGTCGGTGTCGTTACGCAACCAGACCGTCCAAAAGGGAGAAAAAGAGTGCTAACGCCCCCTCCTGTTAAGGTAGCTGCTGAAAAACATGGTCTTCCTGTGCTACAACCTGAGAAGGTGAAAGATCCGGCTCAGCTTCAACCTATTCTAGATTTAAATCCAGATTTGATCGTAACGGCAGCCTTTGGCCAAATCTTACCAAACCAGCTTCTTGAAGCACCGAAGCACGGTTGTATTAATGTCCATGCGTCACTGTTACCGGAACTTCGCGGCGGTGCACCAATTCATTATTCGATCCTGCAAGGAAAGAAAGAAACGGGCATTACGATTATGTATATGGTGGAGAAACTAGATGCAGGTGATATTTTAACCCAGTCAATCGTACCAATTGAAGAACGCGACCATACTGGAAGCCTTCATGATAAACTAAGTGCGTCAGGGTCAAAGCTTTTAAAAGAAACGTTGCCAAAGCTTCTTCATGGTGAATTAACGCCTGTGAAGCAAAAGGATGATGAGGCGACGTTTGCCCCTAATATTAAACGGGAGCAAGAGCGAATCGACTGGACAAAAACTGGTGAAGAAATTTATAATCACATTCGCGGATTACATCCATGGCCAGTGGCCTTTACTCAATATGAAGGCAAAGTAATGAAAGTCTGGTGGGGAGAGAAGATCGAAAGTGCTGAGAAGGCTGAGCCAGGCTCTGTCCTGTATACAGACGCGGATGGACCTGTTGTTGCAACAGGAAACACGACCGCGATTAAGTTAACGGAAATTCAACCAGCAGGCAAGAAGCGCATGACATCTGCGCAGTATTTACAAGGTAGAACATTCGAGAAAAATGAGAGATTTGGTGAATAG
- the rsmB gene encoding 16S rRNA (cytosine(967)-C(5))-methyltransferase RsmB: protein MTNVREAALDVIEKINKNQAYSNLLLNETIKKHQLSRKDTGLLTEIVYGTIQRKNTLDFYLDDFLTNRKRIQTWVISLLQLSLYQMVYLDRVPDRAIIHEAVEIAKKRGHKGISGMVNGVLRNTQRKGLKNPEAIEDVAERISIAKSHPLWLVQRWIDQLGVEATEAMCEENLLAPYVTARVNVTRTSVNQVIDDLAKVGVEAVPGSLSEDAIKVIQGKVLDTDVYKRGDLTIQDESSMLVARALGVEPGQKVLDACAAPGGKSTHIAERLNGSGHVNSLDLHAHKVKLIKKQAQRLNLRAIEAETLDSRNVGERFKAKSFDRILVDAPCTGFGVLRRKPDIKWSKKEEDIERITVVQKGILEAQASLLKPGGKLVYSTCTIEGAENQEVVKQFLEEHPEFTLDKTLANRLPKEVAEYCEEGQLQLLPHYFGTDGFYIACLVKK, encoded by the coding sequence ATGACAAACGTAAGAGAAGCAGCACTTGATGTAATTGAAAAAATCAATAAAAACCAGGCATATAGCAACCTGTTGTTAAATGAAACAATTAAAAAGCACCAGTTAAGTCGCAAAGATACGGGATTATTAACAGAAATCGTATACGGAACGATTCAGCGAAAGAATACTCTTGACTTCTACCTCGATGATTTTCTAACAAATCGGAAAAGAATTCAGACATGGGTCATTTCTCTTTTACAACTTTCCCTTTATCAAATGGTTTATCTTGACCGTGTACCGGATCGTGCCATTATTCATGAAGCGGTCGAAATAGCTAAAAAACGAGGACATAAAGGCATCAGTGGTATGGTGAACGGAGTGCTTCGGAATACCCAACGAAAAGGGCTTAAGAACCCTGAAGCGATAGAGGATGTTGCAGAACGCATTTCGATCGCAAAAAGTCACCCACTCTGGCTCGTGCAACGTTGGATCGACCAACTTGGTGTTGAAGCAACGGAAGCAATGTGTGAAGAGAACCTACTTGCCCCTTATGTAACGGCTCGTGTGAATGTGACACGAACATCTGTTAATCAAGTGATCGACGATCTTGCAAAGGTAGGCGTAGAAGCAGTTCCAGGAAGTTTATCAGAAGATGCCATTAAAGTCATTCAAGGGAAGGTCCTTGATACAGACGTTTATAAGCGCGGTGACTTAACAATTCAAGACGAAAGTTCGATGCTTGTAGCACGAGCACTTGGCGTTGAACCTGGTCAGAAAGTTCTCGATGCGTGCGCAGCACCAGGTGGGAAATCAACTCACATCGCAGAGCGACTAAATGGATCTGGACACGTAAATTCTCTTGATCTTCATGCTCATAAAGTGAAATTAATCAAGAAGCAGGCACAGCGTTTGAACTTACGTGCGATTGAAGCAGAGACGCTAGATAGCCGAAATGTAGGTGAACGCTTTAAAGCCAAATCATTTGATCGCATTCTCGTTGACGCTCCATGTACTGGTTTTGGTGTGTTAAGAAGAAAGCCTGATATTAAATGGTCGAAAAAAGAGGAAGATATCGAGCGCATTACGGTTGTGCAAAAAGGAATCCTCGAAGCTCAGGCGTCTCTTTTAAAACCAGGTGGAAAATTGGTTTACAGTACGTGTACAATAGAAGGAGCAGAAAACCAGGAAGTGGTAAAACAATTCTTGGAAGAACATCCTGAATTCACCTTAGACAAAACACTCGCTAACCGTTTGCCTAAGGAAGTGGCGGAGTATTGTGAAGAAGGACAACTTCAGCTTCTCCCACATTATTTTGGCACGGATGGATTTTATATCGCATGTTTAGTTAAAAAATAA
- a CDS encoding Stp1/IreP family PP2C-type Ser/Thr phosphatase: MQAIALTDQGQVRAYNEDSTTFLRNHLDEYLVIVADGMGGHQAGDVASALAVESLEISWKDEKAGFRPGRAEAWLLHTIRKANETILAFSKEKPEYAGMGTTLVAAVCTNEFITIGHVGDSRAYLFGDRVLNQKTSDHSLVNELVKSGQLSAEEAEDHPRKNVLLRALGTDDDVKVDIHTFEWEEHEAALFCSDGLTNKVSDNDLEKVMNSEGSLKEKATELIRLANEAGGEDNITVAIIENSSASGSETSC, translated from the coding sequence ATGCAAGCAATCGCATTGACAGATCAAGGCCAAGTAAGGGCATACAATGAAGATAGCACAACATTTCTCCGCAATCACCTAGACGAATATTTAGTTATTGTAGCAGATGGAATGGGTGGTCATCAGGCAGGTGACGTGGCAAGTGCACTAGCAGTTGAATCATTAGAGATAAGTTGGAAAGATGAAAAAGCAGGATTTCGCCCGGGAAGAGCGGAAGCCTGGCTTTTACATACGATTCGAAAAGCAAATGAAACGATCCTTGCCTTTTCAAAAGAAAAACCTGAATATGCCGGGATGGGCACAACGCTTGTCGCCGCAGTTTGTACAAATGAATTTATTACGATTGGCCACGTTGGAGACAGCCGGGCTTATTTATTTGGAGATCGTGTACTTAATCAAAAAACAAGTGACCATTCTCTTGTAAATGAACTCGTGAAGAGCGGTCAGCTTTCAGCAGAAGAAGCGGAAGATCATCCACGGAAAAACGTTCTCTTGCGTGCACTTGGAACGGATGATGATGTGAAAGTAGACATTCACACGTTCGAGTGGGAAGAACATGAAGCAGCGCTTTTTTGCTCTGATGGGTTAACGAATAAAGTATCAGACAATGACTTGGAAAAAGTGATGAACTCTGAAGGTTCTCTTAAAGAGAAGGCAACAGAGCTTATTCGATTAGCGAACGAAGCAGGTGGAGAGGATAACATTACAGTTGCAATAATTGAGAACTCTTCAGCTTCTGGAAGTGAAACCTCATGCTAG
- the pknB gene encoding Stk1 family PASTA domain-containing Ser/Thr kinase: protein MLGKHINGRYKLLEVIGDGGMAIVYRALDLILDRTVAVKLLRPEFSQDDDFIKRFRREAESATSLAHPNIVSIYDVGEEEDFYYIVMEYVAGTTLKQKIRDRGALPIEEALDIMKQMTSAIEHAHENHIIHRDIKPHNILIDEYGDAKVTDFGIAMAMTSATITHTNSVLGSVHYFSPEQARGALANERSDIYSLGVVLYEMVTGVLPFSGDSPVSVALKHLQDRFPKPSLINTSLPRNVEHIIMKAMAKEPVQRYQSAQQMYEALDMALDPTKVYEKPPEQDDEEATKVLTPVTPDSRGVGQNTMPQQPVQNGESSEPPPKKKKKAGKIAILVMLILLLLGGAGALAFTFMPDLFYVSDVEVPDVTGMEYEEARSALIEQKLDVKKEEQFSEEVEEDDVISQDPASGTMVKEDSTVTLYVSIGAEKTELGDYIGKQKDEVEALLKEQGFENIKFEDEYRDTPEGEIFDQSPEAGKMVLPTEDAIVIWFSLGSESFPLEDLEDKTKAEVEKYAEKEELKLAYDEPEYSDSVEEGSVLSHSPSTAAQVKKGDEITITLSKGPEPEPEPEPEPEPEPEPEPKPEPEPEPEPEPSPEEEAIVVPNSFKIDVKKGEEHLIEILYTDSTTEGEEISETITETKEINFDLTIYPGEEASYKTFVDNKEKKENSKTITYEEAKQKYGKNE, encoded by the coding sequence ATGCTAGGTAAGCATATTAATGGACGTTACAAACTGCTTGAAGTCATTGGAGACGGCGGGATGGCTATCGTCTATCGAGCTTTAGATTTAATCCTGGATCGGACGGTTGCTGTAAAGCTGCTTCGTCCAGAATTCTCCCAAGATGATGATTTTATCAAGCGATTTCGTAGGGAAGCTGAATCTGCGACCAGCCTGGCGCATCCGAACATAGTGTCAATCTATGACGTTGGGGAAGAAGAAGATTTTTACTACATCGTTATGGAATACGTAGCAGGAACCACGCTCAAGCAAAAGATTCGTGATCGTGGCGCTCTGCCTATTGAAGAAGCGCTAGATATTATGAAACAAATGACGTCTGCTATTGAGCATGCCCATGAGAATCACATCATTCACCGGGACATTAAGCCCCATAATATTCTTATTGATGAGTATGGAGATGCAAAAGTAACGGATTTTGGAATCGCGATGGCGATGACCTCCGCAACGATTACGCATACCAATTCGGTACTAGGCTCTGTTCATTATTTCTCCCCTGAACAGGCCCGTGGTGCATTGGCGAATGAACGGTCAGATATTTATTCTCTTGGAGTCGTGCTATACGAAATGGTAACAGGTGTGCTTCCGTTTTCAGGGGATTCTCCCGTTTCTGTCGCGTTAAAGCACCTACAAGATCGTTTTCCTAAGCCTAGTTTAATCAATACCTCTCTACCAAGAAATGTCGAGCATATTATTATGAAGGCGATGGCCAAGGAACCTGTCCAACGTTATCAAAGTGCGCAACAAATGTATGAAGCGCTCGATATGGCTCTCGACCCGACAAAAGTTTATGAAAAACCACCCGAGCAGGATGATGAAGAAGCGACAAAAGTCTTAACACCTGTCACACCTGATAGTCGAGGTGTAGGACAGAATACGATGCCGCAACAACCTGTTCAAAATGGTGAATCTAGTGAACCTCCTCCCAAAAAGAAAAAGAAAGCAGGAAAGATCGCAATACTTGTGATGCTGATACTCTTACTTCTCGGGGGAGCAGGTGCGCTTGCATTTACATTTATGCCTGATCTCTTCTATGTAAGTGACGTGGAAGTTCCGGATGTAACGGGAATGGAATACGAGGAAGCAAGATCCGCATTAATTGAACAAAAACTTGATGTAAAGAAAGAAGAGCAGTTTAGTGAAGAAGTAGAGGAAGATGACGTCATCAGTCAAGATCCGGCCTCTGGGACAATGGTGAAAGAAGATAGTACGGTCACACTTTATGTTAGTATAGGGGCTGAAAAAACAGAGCTCGGTGATTATATTGGGAAACAGAAAGATGAAGTGGAAGCTTTATTAAAAGAACAAGGATTTGAAAACATTAAATTCGAAGACGAATACCGTGACACGCCTGAAGGTGAAATTTTTGATCAAAGTCCTGAAGCTGGAAAAATGGTCCTGCCAACAGAGGACGCGATCGTAATATGGTTTAGTTTAGGTTCGGAATCATTTCCTCTTGAAGATTTAGAAGATAAAACGAAAGCCGAAGTGGAGAAATACGCGGAGAAAGAAGAGTTAAAGCTAGCATATGATGAGCCGGAATACAGCGACTCAGTTGAAGAAGGGTCGGTTCTCTCTCATTCTCCAAGTACAGCAGCTCAAGTGAAAAAAGGGGATGAGATTACAATAACCCTGTCGAAAGGTCCTGAGCCCGAGCCAGAACCAGAACCAGAACCAGAACCAGAACCAGAACCAGAACCCAAGCCTGAACCCGAGCCTGAACCTGAACCTGAACCTTCACCTGAAGAGGAAGCGATTGTTGTTCCTAACTCCTTTAAGATCGATGTGAAAAAGGGTGAAGAACATTTAATTGAAATCCTTTATACCGATTCGACAACAGAAGGCGAAGAAATCTCGGAAACCATTACTGAAACAAAGGAAATTAATTTTGATTTAACGATCTATCCTGGCGAGGAAGCTTCGTATAAAACCTTTGTGGATAACAAAGAGAAGAAAGAAAACTCGAAGACTATCACGTACGAAGAAGCAAAACAAAAATACGGTAAAAATGAGTAA
- the rsgA gene encoding ribosome small subunit-dependent GTPase A, with protein sequence MADGRIIKALSGFYYVQDEVNKEIYQCRGRGNFRKRKITPLVGDFVVYEAENKTDGYVLEIKERENELVRPPIANVDQAFLVFSATQPTFNTQLLDKFLVHIEASDIRPIICISKIDLVSNAEENEIMAYADDYREVGYDVVVSSAQSLSGVAEIEPYFQEKVTVFAGQSGVGKSSLLNAINPDLELDTSDISTHLGRGKHTTRHVELIPFGSGLVADTPGFSSLDFRGIEADDLWLYFPEIQEKSSECKFRACTHQSEPGCAVKVAVEKEEIKAYRYDHYSSFFQEIKDQKRRY encoded by the coding sequence ATGGCAGATGGAAGAATAATTAAAGCATTAAGCGGCTTTTATTACGTGCAGGATGAAGTGAATAAAGAAATTTACCAATGTCGAGGAAGAGGTAACTTTAGAAAGCGGAAGATCACCCCTCTTGTTGGTGACTTTGTTGTATATGAAGCAGAAAATAAAACGGATGGTTACGTTCTTGAAATTAAAGAAAGAGAAAATGAATTGGTACGTCCCCCGATTGCGAACGTTGATCAAGCTTTTCTTGTTTTTTCAGCAACGCAACCGACGTTTAATACACAGCTTCTTGACAAATTTCTTGTTCATATTGAAGCGAGTGATATTCGACCGATCATCTGCATTTCGAAGATCGATCTTGTTTCAAATGCTGAAGAAAATGAAATTATGGCTTATGCAGATGATTACCGGGAAGTAGGGTACGATGTGGTTGTTTCATCTGCCCAGAGTCTTTCAGGCGTAGCAGAAATCGAACCTTATTTTCAAGAAAAAGTGACAGTATTTGCGGGACAATCTGGAGTTGGGAAGTCCTCACTCTTAAATGCGATTAACCCTGACCTTGAGCTTGATACAAGTGATATCTCTACGCATCTTGGTCGTGGAAAGCATACGACGAGACATGTTGAACTTATTCCTTTTGGATCTGGACTTGTAGCTGACACGCCTGGTTTTAGTTCACTCGACTTTAGAGGAATTGAAGCAGACGACCTATGGCTTTATTTTCCGGAGATACAAGAAAAAAGTAGTGAATGTAAGTTTCGAGCATGTACCCATCAATCAGAACCAGGCTGCGCGGTTAAAGTAGCGGTAGAAAAAGAAGAAATTAAAGCGTATCGTTACGATCATTATTCTTCATTTTTCCAGGAAATAAAGGATCAAAAACGGAGGTACTAA
- the rpe gene encoding ribulose-phosphate 3-epimerase has product MIKIAPSILASDFARLGEEVKDVEAAGADYIHVDVMDGHFVPNITIGAPIVRALRPITSLPLDVHLMIENPDQYIEEFAEAGADILTVHAEACPHLHRTIQLIKSKGVKAGVVINPATPVDAIKHVIEDVDLVLLMTVNPGFGGQAFIDRVLSKITETKQLADSLGVSPEIEVDGGVNAETARACIEAGATVLVAGSAIYSQSDRKAAIDQIRQS; this is encoded by the coding sequence ATGATAAAAATTGCCCCTTCTATTCTAGCTTCAGATTTTGCCAGATTAGGTGAGGAAGTAAAAGACGTCGAAGCAGCAGGAGCTGACTACATTCACGTTGATGTGATGGATGGACACTTTGTTCCTAATATTACAATTGGTGCACCAATTGTACGCGCGCTACGTCCGATAACTTCACTACCGTTAGATGTTCATCTTATGATTGAAAATCCCGATCAGTACATTGAAGAATTTGCGGAGGCTGGCGCCGATATTCTTACGGTTCACGCTGAAGCTTGCCCGCATCTTCATCGGACGATTCAACTAATTAAAAGCAAAGGTGTTAAAGCTGGTGTTGTCATTAACCCAGCCACACCTGTTGATGCAATTAAACACGTTATTGAGGATGTCGACTTAGTCTTACTAATGACGGTAAATCCTGGCTTCGGAGGACAGGCGTTTATTGACCGCGTGCTTTCTAAGATTACGGAGACGAAACAGCTTGCCGATTCATTAGGCGTCTCCCCTGAAATTGAAGTGGATGGTGGAGTGAACGCTGAAACGGCTCGTGCATGTATTGAGGCAGGAGCTACTGTGCTCGTTGCGGGGTCAGCAATTTATAGTCAATCTGATCGGAAAGCGGCCATTGATCAAATACGTCAATCATAA
- the thiT gene encoding energy-coupled thiamine transporter ThiT → MKKDNRLLLLVEIALMAAVGVILDLLSIRLWPNGGSVSLAMVPIFLIAYRRGLGAGLTTGLLVGILQPLIVPPFYVHPIQFLLDYPIAFMIVGMAGVFSVTVDAPKRKRMTMIVLGCLTGSALRLVSHFISGVIWFGDMAPEGTPVALYSFLYNASYLLPTAAVSIIVLALLSNQAPKLVHKQ, encoded by the coding sequence ATGAAGAAAGATAATCGGCTTCTTTTGCTTGTAGAGATCGCTTTAATGGCTGCTGTTGGCGTGATACTAGATTTATTGTCAATCAGGTTATGGCCAAATGGTGGTTCCGTGTCGCTAGCCATGGTGCCCATTTTTTTAATCGCTTACCGAAGAGGGCTAGGTGCAGGTTTAACAACTGGATTATTAGTTGGGATTTTGCAACCTCTTATCGTCCCGCCTTTTTATGTTCATCCCATTCAATTTTTACTAGATTATCCCATCGCCTTTATGATTGTTGGTATGGCTGGGGTTTTCAGTGTGACAGTGGACGCACCAAAACGAAAGCGCATGACGATGATCGTTCTTGGGTGCTTAACTGGATCAGCTCTTCGGTTGGTCAGTCATTTTATTTCTGGAGTGATCTGGTTCGGTGATATGGCACCAGAAGGAACACCTGTGGCATTATATTCATTCCTTTATAACGCGTCTTATTTACTGCCAACTGCTGCTGTCTCGATCATCGTTCTTGCATTGCTCTCAAATCAAGCACCTAAGTTGGTGCATAAACAATGA
- a CDS encoding thiamine diphosphokinase: MSSKHIYIVAGGPEEDLPAHLLKEKDVRWIGVDRGVYTLLKNGVIPEHGFGDFDSVSAEERKWMETHDLPFTVYPSEKDHTDLEIALDWAIDENPDAITMFGVTGGRLDHSWMNVQMLIKGVKANVSLSIEDKLNRLEMKEPGTYSAQKDARFPYMSFLSFTPEVTGLTLVGYRYPLIERHISWGSSLCISNELVGENGSYSFSSGILLVVRSSDAEQV, from the coding sequence ATGAGCTCAAAGCACATTTATATTGTGGCAGGAGGACCGGAAGAGGACCTTCCAGCTCATCTTCTTAAAGAAAAAGATGTTAGGTGGATTGGGGTGGATCGTGGCGTCTATACACTATTAAAAAATGGTGTTATTCCTGAACATGGATTTGGGGATTTTGACTCAGTAAGCGCGGAAGAACGGAAATGGATGGAAACGCATGATTTGCCTTTTACCGTTTATCCATCAGAAAAAGATCACACAGATCTAGAAATTGCACTCGATTGGGCAATCGATGAAAACCCCGATGCGATTACGATGTTTGGAGTAACAGGGGGAAGACTTGATCATAGCTGGATGAACGTTCAAATGTTGATCAAGGGTGTGAAAGCAAACGTATCACTTTCCATTGAGGATAAATTAAACCGATTAGAAATGAAAGAGCCTGGTACATACTCTGCTCAAAAGGATGCTCGTTTTCCATATATGTCCTTTCTTTCTTTTACTCCTGAAGTAACTGGTTTAACGCTTGTTGGCTACCGTTATCCATTGATAGAAAGGCATATATCCTGGGGATCCAGTCTCTGCATTAGCAATGAACTGGTCGGGGAAAATGGGTCTTATTCATTCAGTAGTGGCATACTATTGGTGGTAAGAAGTTCGGACGCCGAGCAGGTTTAG